A single Brachionichthys hirsutus isolate HB-005 chromosome 17, CSIRO-AGI_Bhir_v1, whole genome shotgun sequence DNA region contains:
- the nthl1 gene encoding endonuclease III-like protein 1 — MRSSRDAPVDTMGAAACCDSGAPAPVRRFQVLASLMLSSQTKDQVTAAAMQRLRAHGCTVEKILGTDDGTLGTLIHPVGFWRRKVRYLKQTAAVLQEEFGGDIPGTVEGLLRLPGVGPKMAHLAMSIAWDQVSGIGVDTHVHRISGRLGWVQKATKDPEGTRKALEDWLPRELWSQINWLLVGFGQQVCHPVNPLCSACLNRYSCPSAEKPEDGPPPAASIKTPPPPPGTAAQET, encoded by the exons ATGAGGAGCAGCCGCGACGCTCCGGTGGACACGATGGGAGCAGCGGCGTGCTGCGACTCCGGCGCCCCCGCACCT GTGAGACGTTTCCAGGTGTTGGCTTCACTCATGCTGTCCAGTCAGACGAAGGACCAGGTGACCGCAGCGGCGATGCAGCGGCTCCGAGCTCACGGCTGCACCGTCGAGAAGATCCTCGGAACCGACGATGGAACGCTGGGAACGCTCATCCACCCCGTCGGCTTCTGGAGG AGAAAGGTGAGGTACCTGAAGCAGACGGCCGCCgtgctgcaggaggagtttGGAGGGGACATCCCAGGTACCGTGGAGGGGCTGCTCCGCCTCCCGGGAGTCGGCCCTAAGATGGCGCACCTGGCGATGAGCATTGCCTGGGACCAGGTGTCTGGAATAG GTGTGGACACGCATGTGCACCGCATCTCTGGTAGGCTGGGCTGGGTCCAGAAAGCCACCAAGGACCCGGAGGGAACCCGGAAAGCCCTGGAGGACTGGTTACCCAG ggaGCTGTGGAGCCAGATCAACTGGTTGCTCGTGGGTTTCGGGCAGCAGGTCTGTCACCCCGTCAACCCTCTGTGCTCGGCGTGTCTGAACAGGTACAGCTGTCCGTCTGCTGAGAAGCCTGAAGACGGACCCCCTCCGGCTGCGTCCATTAaaacacccccgccccccccagggaCAGCGGCTCAAGAGACATGA
- the tsc2 gene encoding tuberin isoform X1 — translation MDIGLTSDFLHVLVNLVKFNSCYLDQNVSIMVQKMCLLCNRTTSSTDIEVALQVLDAVVCYNCLPSDSLTIFIITLCRTINVKEFCESCWKLMRKVLGTHLGHSAIYTMCRIMEERVYMEDALLLRGAVFFVGMALWGAHRLPALKNTPTLVLPSFYKAMSSANEVVSYEIVLSITRLIKKYGKELQVVTWDILLGVVERLLQQIQTIGSAELKAIVYELLTSVEELYEQNGYHGSTEKFFSLVEKCADKRADASVLTLISYRAQSIQPAKDGWIQSLHRLMEKFFRKETRTVIRIKVLHILSFVLSTNRQLYEDELIELVVVPQLSGVAEDRDLAVRKQATQLLVDLAEGCSTHHFTSLLDIIERVASRCLVCLGPHEASERDPTAESPMEDIRTAVLGLLEILQSKLYSLPASHAGRVYELLINHLQLHYKNKYCSAVAASIRLQVFDFFLMMRVDSLHRLGVANKDGAMRFSPYCYCDTGEPEKRATDKKPAGSTSPPAGSPGPPAAAPAAAASLRSAYLPYAPAFSVLLQCLKMETDWKVLKLVLDKLPWTLQYKVLLLTSACSLDQLCSTLCCMVTDRLISERLKKTPEAISRTDVQLAVVPVLTAITSYHNYLEQSRQRELVQCLETGLIYRCAKQCVVALTMCTVEMPDIMIKLLPALIVKLTHISDKVAMASPMLEFLSTLVRLPHLYANFVAEQYVSVFAISLPYTHPSKYNQYIVSLAHHVIAMCFIRCRLPFRKDFVQYITKGLRSNALLPFDDGHEQSSFRARSTSLNERPKSLRAAKVAKAAAANSSSSPVKELRDLSAMDAFRSRSISVSEHAVRRVHTSTTTCSLGSADENAVTQADEGLKMVHLELTETCLDMMARYVFSNFSALPKRSPIAEFLLSGGRSMTWLVGNKLVTITTSGGVRTQALLGLDMADRLGGGGEMTRSDPSLHTRITGEAPAKLESQSSQQHSRVARIRVRSMSGGHALRSGPAQSLSPLVSPSEGAPLSPPSGSAPDVLGPSSSSSAPPPLKDNPSLADFVPVLTQGWAEIFIRRPSGNTSWLMCLENPPSPFSSELGNMPLQELSSVLMAMEGVREPPAQTASAPASAPASAAAPAPGTSSSDPFGLTRGAIGGGAVMQRSNTGEWQTGGVVLSVSSECPPEVLCPPSSSRFCRSISWADSVVVLEEGSGVPAHSAADWLESEESEPVTSDPIFMSKFTKTPPPGMSRSSSTSSQDDEKSTLEEVSEGAIPIDHPNGPSTPGSQGAELPFQTHTQPQGHGLNKSSSSPELQALPEAFCSAAMEPEAALADALWSRAPSEGRPQPPQLYCDKDKMEGISGGEGHGQVADGPGVVSSQSGGARMRLDFQAAPAQPGPICPGGGHRPRGHTISVSAPSSRRDRRTERDMYNSRPGPSTEKISGLSPSFVFLQLYHSPFFGNEANKPLLLPKTQVIDRAVKVLDQMPPYDTHKVGVVFVGVGQVSNEVTILSNEYGSNRYAAFLTGLGKLIHLKDCDPDQIFLGGLDQYGDDGEFTYCWHDDIMQAIFHIATLMPNRESDKGCCNKKRHIGNDFVVVVYNDSGEEYKLGTIKGQYNFVEVIVKPLDYECNLVTLQCRKDLEGLVDTTVAKIISDRNLPLLVRQMALHANMASLVHQYRANPSDAYASKWLARLRHIKRIRTRAQEDFQTRSTPGISLTQGHAQQNKSFQQSGPAVNPEGAGQRKRLVSTVDDFTDFV, via the exons ATGGACATTGGTCTGACATCCGACTTCCTCCACGTTCTTGTGAATCTGGTGAAGTTCAACAGTTGCTACCTGGACCAGAATGTCTCCATCATGGTCCA GAAGATGTGTCTATTGTGCAACAGAACGACCTCTTCAACAGACATTGAG gtggcgctgcaggtTCTGGATGCTGTGGTGTGTTACAACTGTTTGCCTTCAGACTCtctcaccatcttcatcatcacattgTGCCGCACTATCAATGTCAAGGAGTTCTGTGAGTCCTGCTGGAAG ctgatgaGGAAGGTGTTGGGGACTCACCTGGGCCACAGTGCCATCTACACCATGTGCCGGATCATGGAGGAGAG AGTGTACATGGAGGACGCTCTGTTGTTGAGAGGAGCTGTGTTCTTTGTTGGGATGGCCCTGTGGGGGGCACACAGGCTGCCCGCCCTCAAAAACACACCTACGCTTGTTCTGCCGTCGTTCTACAAG GCCATGTCCAGTGCCAATGAGGTGGTGTCCTACGAGATCGTCCTCTCCATCACCAGACTGATCAAGAAGTATGGCAAAGAGCTGCAGGTGGTGACCTGGGACATCCTGCTGGGGGTCGTGgagaggctgctgcagcagatccaG ACGATCGGCAGCGCGGAGCTGAAGGCCATCGTCTACGAGCTGCTGACCTCAGTGGAGGAGCTGTACGAGCAGAACGGGTACCACGGCTCCACGGAGAAGTTCTTCAGTCTGGTGGAGAAGTGTGCCGACAAGAGAGCC gatGCCTCGGTGCTGACCCTCATCTCGTACCGGGCTCAGTCTATCCAGCCGGCCAAAGACGGCTGGATTCAGAGCCTCCACCGCCTCATGGAGAAATTCTTCAG gaagGAAACCAGGACTGTGATCAGGATCAAAGTGCTTCACATCCTGTCCTTTGTTCTCAGCACCAACCGACAGCTCTATgag GATGAGCTGATTGAATTGGTGGTCGTCCCTCAGCTCAGTGGGGTCGCTGAGGACCGGGACCTGGCCGTCAGGAAGCAGGCCACCCAGCTGCTGGTGGACCTGGCTGAGGGCTGCTCCACCCACCACTTCACCAGTCTGCTGGACATCATTGAGCGG GTGGCCAGTCGCTGCCTGGTCTGTTTGGGGCCCCACGAGGCCTCTGAGAGAGACCCCACAGCAGAGTCTCCTATGGAGGACATCAGGACTGCTGTGCTGGGCCTGCTGGAGATCCTGCAG AGCAAGCTTTACAGCCTCCCAGCCAGCCACGCTGGCCGAGTGTACGAGCTGCTCATAAACCACCTCCAGCTCCACTACAAGAACAAATACTGCTCCGCCGTCGCCGCCAGCATCAGACTGCAG GTGTTTGACTTCTTCCTGATGATGAGGGTGGACTCCCTTCACCGTTTGGGGGTTGCAAACAAAGACGGGGCGATGAGGTTCAGCCCGTACTGCTACTGTGACACTGG GGAACCAGAGAAGCGAGCGACTGACAAGAAGCCTGCAGGCTCCACGTCTCCCCCTGCTGGCAGCCCCGGGCCCcccgctgctgctcctgctgcagcggCATCGCTACGTTCAGCCTACCTGCCCTACGCTCCGGCCTTCAGCGTCCTCCTCCAGTGCCTCAAGATG gagacggACTGGAAGGTGCTGAAGCTGGTTCTGGACAAGCTGCCCTGGACCCTGCAGTACAAAGTACTTCTGCTCACATCAGCATGCAGCCTGGACCAGCTCTGCTCCACGCTCTGCTGCATG GTGACGGATCGGCTGATCTCGGAGCGCCTGAAGAAAACCCCCGAGGCGATTTCTCGCACTGATGTTCAGCTGGCGGTGGTTCCTGTCCTCACAGCAATCACCTCCTACCACAACTACCTGGAGCAGTCGAGACAG AGGGAGCTGGTCCAGTGTCTGGAGACCGGCCTCATTTACCGCTGTGCCAAGCAGTGTGTGGTGGCGCTCACCATGTGCACCGTGGAGATGCCTGACATCATGATCAagctcctccctgctctcaTCGTCAAGCTTACCCATATCTCTGATAAGGTTGCCATGGCATCTCCGATGCTGGAGTTCCTCTCCA CGCTGGTGCGTCTCCCTCACCTGTACGCCAACTTTGTTGCTGAGCAGTATGTCAGCGTGTTTGCCATCTCTCTACCCTACACTCACCCGTCCAA GTATAACCAGTACATCGTGTCCCTGGCCCACCATGTGATCGCCATGTGTTTCATACGCTGCAGACTCCCGTTCCGCAAGGACTTTGTTCAGTACATCACAAAG GGGCTGCGTTCCAACGCTCTGCTGCCATTCGACGACGGTCATGAGCAAAGTTCCTTCCGAGCCAGAAGCACCAGCCTCAACGAGAGGCCCAAGAG TCTGCGGGCAGCGAAGGTGGCGAAGGCGGCAGCAGCCAATAGCAGCAGCTCTCCAGTTAAAGAGCTGAGGGACCTGTCGGCCATGGACGCTTTCCGCTCCCGCAGCATCAGTGTCTCCGAACACGCGGTTCGCAG AGTGCACACCTCCACCACCACCTGCAGCTTGGGCTCTGCTGATGAGAATGCGGTGACCCAGGCGGACGAGGGGCTGAAGATGGTCCACCTGGAGCTCACAGAGACCTGCCTGGACATGATGGCGCGATACGTCTTCTCCAACTTCTCCGCCCTGCCGAAGAG GTCTCCCATTGCAGAATTCCTGCTGTCGGGGGGCCGCAGTATGACCTGGCTGGTGGGCAACAAGCTGGTGACGATAACGACCAGCGGGGGGGTCAGGACGCAGGCGCTGCTGGGGCTGGACATGGCTGACCGcctgggaggagggggggaaatgacCAG GTCGGATCCATCGCTTCACACTCGAATAACCGGAGAGGCTCCAGCCAAGCTGGAGTCGCAGTCGAgtcagcagcacagcagagtCGCTCGCATCCGAGTCCGCTCCATGTCAG GAGGACACGCTCTCCGTAGCGGTCCCGCTCAGAGCCTCAGTCCTCTGGTGTCCCCCTCTGAGGGAGCTCCCCTATCTCCTCCCTCTGGTTCCGCTCCCGATGTTCTgggtccttcctcctcctcctctgctcccccGCCTCTCAAAGACAACCCCAGCCTGGCTGACTTCGTCCCGGTGCTGACGCAGGGCTGGGCCGAGATCTTCATCCGGAGGccgtcag GTAACACCAGCTGGTTGATGTGTCTGGAGAACCCCCCCAGTCCCTTCTCCTCGGAGCTGGGAAACATGCCGCTGCAGGAGCTGTCCAGCGTCCTCATGGCCATGGAGGGCGTGAGGGAGCCTCCTGCTCAGACGGCTAGCGCTCCTGCTAGCGCTCCTGCTAGCGCTGCTGCTCCTGCGCCAggcacctcctcctctgatccCTTCGGCCTAACACGCGgcgccatcggggggggggccgtGATGCAGCGCTCCAACACCGGTGAGTGGCAGACGGGTGGAGTTGTCCTCAGTGTGTCCTCAGAATGTCCCCCTGAGGTCCTCTGTCC GCCTTCCAGCTCCAGGTTCTGTAGGAGCATTTCCTGGGC AGATTCTGTGGTGGTTCTGGAGGAGGGGTCAGGAGTCCCAGCACActctgctgctgattggctggagagTGAAGAGTCGGAgccggtgacctctgaccccataTTCATGTCGAAGTTCACAAAGACCCCTCCCCCGGGGATGAGCAGG TCTTCATCCACCTCCAGTCAAGACGATGAGAAGTCAACGCTGGAGGAGGTGAGCGAGGGGGCGATTCCCATCGACCATCCAAATGGACCCTCCACACCAGGCAGCCAGGGGGCGGAGCTCCCCTTCCAGACCCACACTCAGCCCCAGGGGCACGGTCTGAACAAGTCCAGTTCCTCTCCTGAGCTGCAGGCCCTACCTGAAGCCTTCTGCAGTGCCGCTATGGAGCCAGAGGCTGCGCTTGCAGACGCATTGTGGTCCCGGGCCCCTTCAGAGGGCCGGCCCCAGCCCCCTCAGCTTTATTGTGACAAAGACAAGATGGAGGGGATCTCCGGAGGAGAAGGTCACGGTCAAGTGGCCGATGGCCCAGGTGTGGTGTCGTCTCAAAGTGGAGGAGCAAGGATGAGGTTGGACTTTCAAGCGGCACCAGCGCAACCTGGACCCATTTGCCCCGGTGGAGGTCACCGACCCCGGGGCCACACCATCTCCGTATCGGCCCCCTCCtccaggagggacaggaggacagagagggacatGTACAACAGCCGACCTGGACCCAGCACTGAGAAGATCTCTGGTCTGAGCCCCAG cTTCGTCTTCCTTCAGCTCTATCACTCTCCTTTCTTTGGGAATGAAGCCAAcaagccgctgctgctgcccaaAACTCAG GTCATTGACCGCGCCGTGAAGGTCCTAGACCAGATGCCTCCGTACGACACCCATAAGGTCGGGGTGGTGTTTGTTGGAGTTGGACAG GTCAGCAACGAGGTCACTATCCTGTCGAATGAGTACGGTTCCAACCGCTACGCTGCCTTCCTGACCGGCCTGGGCAAATTGATCCACCTCAAGGATTGTGACCCCGACCAGATCTTCCTGGGAGGACTGGACCAGTACGGAGACGATGGAGAGTTCACCTACTGCTGGCATGACGACATTATGCAGG CCATCTTCCACATCGCCACGCTGATGCCCAACAGGGAGAGCGACAAGGGCTGCTGCAACAAGAAGCGCCACATCGGGAACGACTTTGTGGTGGTGGTGTACAACGACTCGGGGGAGGAGTACAAGCTGGGCACCATCAag GGCCAGTATAACTTTGTAGAAGTCATCGTTAAACCGCTGGACTATGAATGTAACCTGGTCACTCTCCAGTGCCGGAAAG ACCTGGAGGGTTTGGTGGACACAACGGTGGCCAAAATCATTTCAGACCGGAACCTCCCGCTGttggtcagacagatggctcTACACGCAAAC ATGGCCTCTTTGGTGCATCAGTACAGAGCCAACCCCTCCGATGCTTACGCCTCCAAGTGGCTCGCGAGACTCCGACACATCAAGCGGATCCGGACCCGG GCCCAGGAAGACTTTCAGACTCGCTCAACCCCCGGCATCTCTCTGACCCAAGGACACGCCCAGCAGAACAAGTCCTTCCAGCAGAGCGGCCCGGCGGTGAACCCAGAGGGCGCCGGACAGAGGAAGAGACTCGTATCCACGGTGGACGATTTCACGGACTTTGTCTGA
- the tsc2 gene encoding tuberin isoform X2 has product MDIGLTSDFLHVLVNLVKFNSCYLDQNVSIMVQKMCLLCNRTTSSTDIEVALQVLDAVVCYNCLPSDSLTIFIITLCRTINVKEFCESCWKLMRKVLGTHLGHSAIYTMCRIMEERVYMEDALLLRGAVFFVGMALWGAHRLPALKNTPTLVLPSFYKAMSSANEVVSYEIVLSITRLIKKYGKELQVVTWDILLGVVERLLQQIQTIGSAELKAIVYELLTSVEELYEQNGYHGSTEKFFSLVEKCADKRADASVLTLISYRAQSIQPAKDGWIQSLHRLMEKFFRKETRTVIRIKVLHILSFVLSTNRQLYEDELIELVVVPQLSGVAEDRDLAVRKQATQLLVDLAEGCSTHHFTSLLDIIERVASRCLVCLGPHEASERDPTAESPMEDIRTAVLGLLEILQSKLYSLPASHAGRVYELLINHLQLHYKNKYCSAVAASIRLQVFDFFLMMRVDSLHRLGVANKDGAMRFSPYCYCDTGEPEKRATDKKPAGSTSPPAGSPGPPAAAPAAAASLRSAYLPYAPAFSVLLQCLKMETDWKVLKLVLDKLPWTLQYKVLLLTSACSLDQLCSTLCCMVTDRLISERLKKTPEAISRTDVQLAVVPVLTAITSYHNYLEQSRQRELVQCLETGLIYRCAKQCVVALTMCTVEMPDIMIKLLPALIVKLTHISDKVAMASPMLEFLSTLVRLPHLYANFVAEQYVSVFAISLPYTHPSKYNQYIVSLAHHVIAMCFIRCRLPFRKDFVQYITKGLRSNALLPFDDGHEQSSFRARSTSLNERPKSLRAAKVAKAAAANSSSSPVKELRDLSAMDAFRSRSISVSEHAVRRVHTSTTTCSLGSADENAVTQADEGLKMVHLELTETCLDMMARYVFSNFSALPKRSPIAEFLLSGGRSMTWLVGNKLVTITTSGGVRTQALLGLDMADRLGGGGEMTRSDPSLHTRITGEAPAKLESQSSQQHSRVARIRVRSMSGGHALRSGPAQSLSPLVSPSEGAPLSPPSGSAPDVLGPSSSSSAPPPLKDNPSLADFVPVLTQGWAEIFIRRPSGNTSWLMCLENPPSPFSSELGNMPLQELSSVLMAMEGVREPPAQTASAPASAPASAAAPAPGTSSSDPFGLTRGAIGGGAVMQRSNTDSVVVLEEGSGVPAHSAADWLESEESEPVTSDPIFMSKFTKTPPPGMSRSSSTSSQDDEKSTLEEVSEGAIPIDHPNGPSTPGSQGAELPFQTHTQPQGHGLNKSSSSPELQALPEAFCSAAMEPEAALADALWSRAPSEGRPQPPQLYCDKDKMEGISGGEGHGQVADGPGVVSSQSGGARMRLDFQAAPAQPGPICPGGGHRPRGHTISVSAPSSRRDRRTERDMYNSRPGPSTEKISGLSPSFVFLQLYHSPFFGNEANKPLLLPKTQVIDRAVKVLDQMPPYDTHKVGVVFVGVGQVSNEVTILSNEYGSNRYAAFLTGLGKLIHLKDCDPDQIFLGGLDQYGDDGEFTYCWHDDIMQAIFHIATLMPNRESDKGCCNKKRHIGNDFVVVVYNDSGEEYKLGTIKGQYNFVEVIVKPLDYECNLVTLQCRKDLEGLVDTTVAKIISDRNLPLLVRQMALHANMASLVHQYRANPSDAYASKWLARLRHIKRIRTRAQEDFQTRSTPGISLTQGHAQQNKSFQQSGPAVNPEGAGQRKRLVSTVDDFTDFV; this is encoded by the exons ATGGACATTGGTCTGACATCCGACTTCCTCCACGTTCTTGTGAATCTGGTGAAGTTCAACAGTTGCTACCTGGACCAGAATGTCTCCATCATGGTCCA GAAGATGTGTCTATTGTGCAACAGAACGACCTCTTCAACAGACATTGAG gtggcgctgcaggtTCTGGATGCTGTGGTGTGTTACAACTGTTTGCCTTCAGACTCtctcaccatcttcatcatcacattgTGCCGCACTATCAATGTCAAGGAGTTCTGTGAGTCCTGCTGGAAG ctgatgaGGAAGGTGTTGGGGACTCACCTGGGCCACAGTGCCATCTACACCATGTGCCGGATCATGGAGGAGAG AGTGTACATGGAGGACGCTCTGTTGTTGAGAGGAGCTGTGTTCTTTGTTGGGATGGCCCTGTGGGGGGCACACAGGCTGCCCGCCCTCAAAAACACACCTACGCTTGTTCTGCCGTCGTTCTACAAG GCCATGTCCAGTGCCAATGAGGTGGTGTCCTACGAGATCGTCCTCTCCATCACCAGACTGATCAAGAAGTATGGCAAAGAGCTGCAGGTGGTGACCTGGGACATCCTGCTGGGGGTCGTGgagaggctgctgcagcagatccaG ACGATCGGCAGCGCGGAGCTGAAGGCCATCGTCTACGAGCTGCTGACCTCAGTGGAGGAGCTGTACGAGCAGAACGGGTACCACGGCTCCACGGAGAAGTTCTTCAGTCTGGTGGAGAAGTGTGCCGACAAGAGAGCC gatGCCTCGGTGCTGACCCTCATCTCGTACCGGGCTCAGTCTATCCAGCCGGCCAAAGACGGCTGGATTCAGAGCCTCCACCGCCTCATGGAGAAATTCTTCAG gaagGAAACCAGGACTGTGATCAGGATCAAAGTGCTTCACATCCTGTCCTTTGTTCTCAGCACCAACCGACAGCTCTATgag GATGAGCTGATTGAATTGGTGGTCGTCCCTCAGCTCAGTGGGGTCGCTGAGGACCGGGACCTGGCCGTCAGGAAGCAGGCCACCCAGCTGCTGGTGGACCTGGCTGAGGGCTGCTCCACCCACCACTTCACCAGTCTGCTGGACATCATTGAGCGG GTGGCCAGTCGCTGCCTGGTCTGTTTGGGGCCCCACGAGGCCTCTGAGAGAGACCCCACAGCAGAGTCTCCTATGGAGGACATCAGGACTGCTGTGCTGGGCCTGCTGGAGATCCTGCAG AGCAAGCTTTACAGCCTCCCAGCCAGCCACGCTGGCCGAGTGTACGAGCTGCTCATAAACCACCTCCAGCTCCACTACAAGAACAAATACTGCTCCGCCGTCGCCGCCAGCATCAGACTGCAG GTGTTTGACTTCTTCCTGATGATGAGGGTGGACTCCCTTCACCGTTTGGGGGTTGCAAACAAAGACGGGGCGATGAGGTTCAGCCCGTACTGCTACTGTGACACTGG GGAACCAGAGAAGCGAGCGACTGACAAGAAGCCTGCAGGCTCCACGTCTCCCCCTGCTGGCAGCCCCGGGCCCcccgctgctgctcctgctgcagcggCATCGCTACGTTCAGCCTACCTGCCCTACGCTCCGGCCTTCAGCGTCCTCCTCCAGTGCCTCAAGATG gagacggACTGGAAGGTGCTGAAGCTGGTTCTGGACAAGCTGCCCTGGACCCTGCAGTACAAAGTACTTCTGCTCACATCAGCATGCAGCCTGGACCAGCTCTGCTCCACGCTCTGCTGCATG GTGACGGATCGGCTGATCTCGGAGCGCCTGAAGAAAACCCCCGAGGCGATTTCTCGCACTGATGTTCAGCTGGCGGTGGTTCCTGTCCTCACAGCAATCACCTCCTACCACAACTACCTGGAGCAGTCGAGACAG AGGGAGCTGGTCCAGTGTCTGGAGACCGGCCTCATTTACCGCTGTGCCAAGCAGTGTGTGGTGGCGCTCACCATGTGCACCGTGGAGATGCCTGACATCATGATCAagctcctccctgctctcaTCGTCAAGCTTACCCATATCTCTGATAAGGTTGCCATGGCATCTCCGATGCTGGAGTTCCTCTCCA CGCTGGTGCGTCTCCCTCACCTGTACGCCAACTTTGTTGCTGAGCAGTATGTCAGCGTGTTTGCCATCTCTCTACCCTACACTCACCCGTCCAA GTATAACCAGTACATCGTGTCCCTGGCCCACCATGTGATCGCCATGTGTTTCATACGCTGCAGACTCCCGTTCCGCAAGGACTTTGTTCAGTACATCACAAAG GGGCTGCGTTCCAACGCTCTGCTGCCATTCGACGACGGTCATGAGCAAAGTTCCTTCCGAGCCAGAAGCACCAGCCTCAACGAGAGGCCCAAGAG TCTGCGGGCAGCGAAGGTGGCGAAGGCGGCAGCAGCCAATAGCAGCAGCTCTCCAGTTAAAGAGCTGAGGGACCTGTCGGCCATGGACGCTTTCCGCTCCCGCAGCATCAGTGTCTCCGAACACGCGGTTCGCAG AGTGCACACCTCCACCACCACCTGCAGCTTGGGCTCTGCTGATGAGAATGCGGTGACCCAGGCGGACGAGGGGCTGAAGATGGTCCACCTGGAGCTCACAGAGACCTGCCTGGACATGATGGCGCGATACGTCTTCTCCAACTTCTCCGCCCTGCCGAAGAG GTCTCCCATTGCAGAATTCCTGCTGTCGGGGGGCCGCAGTATGACCTGGCTGGTGGGCAACAAGCTGGTGACGATAACGACCAGCGGGGGGGTCAGGACGCAGGCGCTGCTGGGGCTGGACATGGCTGACCGcctgggaggagggggggaaatgacCAG GTCGGATCCATCGCTTCACACTCGAATAACCGGAGAGGCTCCAGCCAAGCTGGAGTCGCAGTCGAgtcagcagcacagcagagtCGCTCGCATCCGAGTCCGCTCCATGTCAG GAGGACACGCTCTCCGTAGCGGTCCCGCTCAGAGCCTCAGTCCTCTGGTGTCCCCCTCTGAGGGAGCTCCCCTATCTCCTCCCTCTGGTTCCGCTCCCGATGTTCTgggtccttcctcctcctcctctgctcccccGCCTCTCAAAGACAACCCCAGCCTGGCTGACTTCGTCCCGGTGCTGACGCAGGGCTGGGCCGAGATCTTCATCCGGAGGccgtcag GTAACACCAGCTGGTTGATGTGTCTGGAGAACCCCCCCAGTCCCTTCTCCTCGGAGCTGGGAAACATGCCGCTGCAGGAGCTGTCCAGCGTCCTCATGGCCATGGAGGGCGTGAGGGAGCCTCCTGCTCAGACGGCTAGCGCTCCTGCTAGCGCTCCTGCTAGCGCTGCTGCTCCTGCGCCAggcacctcctcctctgatccCTTCGGCCTAACACGCGgcgccatcggggggggggccgtGATGCAGCGCTCCAACACCG ATTCTGTGGTGGTTCTGGAGGAGGGGTCAGGAGTCCCAGCACActctgctgctgattggctggagagTGAAGAGTCGGAgccggtgacctctgaccccataTTCATGTCGAAGTTCACAAAGACCCCTCCCCCGGGGATGAGCAGG TCTTCATCCACCTCCAGTCAAGACGATGAGAAGTCAACGCTGGAGGAGGTGAGCGAGGGGGCGATTCCCATCGACCATCCAAATGGACCCTCCACACCAGGCAGCCAGGGGGCGGAGCTCCCCTTCCAGACCCACACTCAGCCCCAGGGGCACGGTCTGAACAAGTCCAGTTCCTCTCCTGAGCTGCAGGCCCTACCTGAAGCCTTCTGCAGTGCCGCTATGGAGCCAGAGGCTGCGCTTGCAGACGCATTGTGGTCCCGGGCCCCTTCAGAGGGCCGGCCCCAGCCCCCTCAGCTTTATTGTGACAAAGACAAGATGGAGGGGATCTCCGGAGGAGAAGGTCACGGTCAAGTGGCCGATGGCCCAGGTGTGGTGTCGTCTCAAAGTGGAGGAGCAAGGATGAGGTTGGACTTTCAAGCGGCACCAGCGCAACCTGGACCCATTTGCCCCGGTGGAGGTCACCGACCCCGGGGCCACACCATCTCCGTATCGGCCCCCTCCtccaggagggacaggaggacagagagggacatGTACAACAGCCGACCTGGACCCAGCACTGAGAAGATCTCTGGTCTGAGCCCCAG cTTCGTCTTCCTTCAGCTCTATCACTCTCCTTTCTTTGGGAATGAAGCCAAcaagccgctgctgctgcccaaAACTCAG GTCATTGACCGCGCCGTGAAGGTCCTAGACCAGATGCCTCCGTACGACACCCATAAGGTCGGGGTGGTGTTTGTTGGAGTTGGACAG GTCAGCAACGAGGTCACTATCCTGTCGAATGAGTACGGTTCCAACCGCTACGCTGCCTTCCTGACCGGCCTGGGCAAATTGATCCACCTCAAGGATTGTGACCCCGACCAGATCTTCCTGGGAGGACTGGACCAGTACGGAGACGATGGAGAGTTCACCTACTGCTGGCATGACGACATTATGCAGG CCATCTTCCACATCGCCACGCTGATGCCCAACAGGGAGAGCGACAAGGGCTGCTGCAACAAGAAGCGCCACATCGGGAACGACTTTGTGGTGGTGGTGTACAACGACTCGGGGGAGGAGTACAAGCTGGGCACCATCAag GGCCAGTATAACTTTGTAGAAGTCATCGTTAAACCGCTGGACTATGAATGTAACCTGGTCACTCTCCAGTGCCGGAAAG ACCTGGAGGGTTTGGTGGACACAACGGTGGCCAAAATCATTTCAGACCGGAACCTCCCGCTGttggtcagacagatggctcTACACGCAAAC ATGGCCTCTTTGGTGCATCAGTACAGAGCCAACCCCTCCGATGCTTACGCCTCCAAGTGGCTCGCGAGACTCCGACACATCAAGCGGATCCGGACCCGG GCCCAGGAAGACTTTCAGACTCGCTCAACCCCCGGCATCTCTCTGACCCAAGGACACGCCCAGCAGAACAAGTCCTTCCAGCAGAGCGGCCCGGCGGTGAACCCAGAGGGCGCCGGACAGAGGAAGAGACTCGTATCCACGGTGGACGATTTCACGGACTTTGTCTGA